A window from Solanum stenotomum isolate F172 chromosome 7, ASM1918654v1, whole genome shotgun sequence encodes these proteins:
- the LOC125869731 gene encoding uncharacterized protein LOC125869731 — protein MIKSAIHSALTPLQTSIDTLTTRVEVCECRHGETSEITTLKAEVADLRKDVDYLKFTDFTSLLKATDDLDALKTSKIPPATTGDVHRDDVAVNKLDAETDEEKIEVHDITIYDDLADLEDIMFETERQTYLRDTTMGGPSESFIPSKVTAGTKA, from the coding sequence ATGATCAAAAGTGCCATTCATAGTGCACTTACCCCTCTCCAGACTTCTATTGACACTCTCACCACGAGAGTTGAGGTTTGTGAGTGTAGGCATGGGGAGACCTCTGAGATTACGACTTTGAAAGCCGAAGTAGCAGATTTGAGGAAGGATGTAGACTATCTCAAGTTTACTGACTTCACTTCACTACTGAAGGCTACAGATGATTTGGATGCTCTTAAGACATCAAAGATTCCTCCGGCCACCACCGGAGATGTACATAGGGATGATGTAGCAGTTAATAAGTTAGATGCAGAGACCGATGAGGAGAAGATAGAGGTGCATGATATTACAATTTATGATGATCTGGCTGACCTGGAGGATATAATGTTTGAGACTGAACGCCAGACTTATTTGAGAGACACCACCATGGGTGGACCTAGTGAATCTTTTATTCCTTCTAAGGTGACTGCGGGTACTAAGGCCTGA